The sequence GCCGTAATAGCCCTCGTCGTACCAGTCCGCGCACCATTCGTGACACACGCCGGAGAGGTCGGTGAGACCGAAGGGGTTGGCCGGCGTCGACCCGACCTCGGGCAGGCCGTCGATCCTCAGGGTCGGTGGGGTGTCGCCCCAGGGGTAGCGCGCCTGAGCCACGCCGCCACGCGCGGCCTTCTCCCACTCGGCCTCGGTCGGTAACCGGGCCCCGGCCCAGGCGGCGTAGGCGACGGCTTCATCCCAGCTCAGCCCGACGACCGGCTGGCGAGGCCGGCTGAACTCTGGCCGGCCCCAGAACGCCGGCGGCGGCGCGCCGGTCGCGGCCAGGTAGGCCGCATATTCGGCGTTGGTCACCGGCGTCGTCGCAATGGCGTACTCGTCCACCCAGACCCGGTGCACGGGCCGCTCGTTGGGGTGGCCGTGCGGCCATCCCATCAGGTAGAAGCTGGCCGGGATTCGCACGAACTCCATGCC is a genomic window of Candidatus Methylomirabilota bacterium containing:
- a CDS encoding SUMF1/EgtB/PvdO family nonheme iron enzyme produces the protein MEFVRIPASFYLMGWPHGHPNERPVHRVWVDEYAIATTPVTNAEYAAYLAATGAPPPAFWGRPEFSRPRQPVVGLSWDEAVAYAAWAGARLPTEAEWEKAARGGVAQARYPWGDTPPTLRIDGLPEVGSTPANPFGLTDLSGVCHEWCADWYDEGYYGRCPERNPRGPGAGTRRVSRGGAWRHADPWSPVAHRSSLPPGLRYSDYGLRLARDVR